From the Debaryomyces hansenii CBS767 chromosome F complete sequence genome, the window TTTACAGTGACTTGAGCACTTTCATGGTCGAAATGGTAGAAACAAgtaatattttaaagaatgCAACGCCAAGGTCGTTGGCTATTGTTGATGAGATTGGTCGGGGAACAAGTGGAAAAGAAGGATTAGCAATTGCATATGCAACTTTGTTGGATTTGCTCCATGTTAATAAATGCCGAACGTTATTTGCAACTCATTTTGGTAAAGAACTTCAAAGTCTATTACTTGCCAACAACGTTAAACAAGATAAAATTCGGTATTACAGAACGAAAGTGTTGCATAAGGATACCTCGCTGGAAGATGGGAATTATAGTTTAATTATAGATCATGCACTCGAGCCGGGTATTAGTGATAGATCATACGCTCTTGAAGTTGCTAAAATGGCAGGATTTCCTGAATCAGCATTATCTAAAGCTCGAGAGgctttaaaattaataaaataataaagtgATTCATTTATAGAGACTATATATAGTTGTacatatttaaattttaataaataatgcattTCTAGTTTTGCAGTGGATTACTTCCTCCAGGGTATTGCGGATTATTGGATGCTGGTGGTTGTTGTGTTTGCCCGTTTAAATGGTTGACAACAAGTTGTTGTAATTGTTGTAACTGATTTTGTTGGGGTCCCTGGTTCCATTGTTGATAATTGGTCTGAGGAACATTAGGAACATAGGAATTTGTGGTGCCTTGTGGGAAATATGGATTTGgaagttgatgatttggattATAAACAGAATGCTGATTGTGACCTAACATATtatgttgttgttgttgattgAATGGACTACCATACACCAGTGAATGACCttggaattgattttgTAACTGAGGTTGGTTGTATGCTTGTTGCGGTGATGGAAAATAAGCATGCTGTTGAGGTGGCTGCATATGAGGCGCGTAACCttgatgttgttgttgctgttgctgttgctcttgttgttgctgttgctgttgctgttgctgttgctgttgctgttggAGCTGCAAAATCTGGTGGACTTGTAGATTTGGTAAACTATGAATCAATGGATTATTATGCTGATGCTGTACGCTACTTGCGGGAGGTACATTAAGCTGCTGAGCCTGATTATTCTGTGGATATCCGTATGGTTGATACTTTAAATTTTGGTTACTACTCTGATTCTCTGCATTATTAGTGTTACCATGATGTCTTTTTCTATTATTCGTTTGTTTTGGTGGTTGTGGATCATTCAGCACAGAACTATCTTTGGTAGTCTTggttttcttctttcttttctttgattgTTTAGCTGCCAATTCTCTTTCATCATCTGAgaattcttgttcttccTCCggtaattcttcatcatgACAGTTACTTGCATCTGTCCctttcaaattcttaatCGTATCGGTGTATATAAACTGTGAATCTGGCACCACGTAATATACCTTAGCACCTTTCTTATCCTTAAGTTTGttgaattcattttcgTCATCAAATTTAACACGATACATTGGGGATTGCAATCTTCCAAATGTTTCAAACAATGGGCCCAATACAGTTCTATCTTCGAAGCAAAAAATAGAACTGTCATTAAGTACCCTGAATTCTCCCGAAATATTGGCCTTGATAATGGCACTTTTTTCAACTAGTCCAGTAATCTCTCCGATTAATTCTAAAGGTGCATTATCGGGAATCTTGTAATCCTCTGGCAATTTAGGAGCCGATTCGTCAGCTACCtcattttttgaaacaattggtCCATTCGATGGctcgtcttcatcatctgcTAAATCATCTATATCGACAGCGGACACCTTCTTATCGTCACCTTCTGTGCTTGAGTCAGAGTCCGAATCTGAATCAGAACTCGAGTCCGAGTCTTCACTTAACGAATCTGAATCTGAGGACTCCTCTTCGTccaattcaatttcatcatcagaataAGATTCAACCTTCTCTGTGGGCTTTGAGTTTATTAACTTGTCTATATTTTCGTTTTCATTCTCCTCAGATACGGTCTCGCTTTCGACCTCGCCACCCACTTTAGTGTCATCTCcttctttgatttcatcCGTTCTAGAGGCCtcttcttctatttcatccAGTTTACTAGTATTCTCTTGGATTTCAACCTTAGTGACATCTTCGTTGATCTTATCGTGTTTAGTGGTATTCTCCTCATCCTGTTtggtttcttcttcaatatcatccaCTTTCGCCACTTCCTCGTCTTTGTCTAGCTTATCATTCGTCATTTCCTTGTTTATGGCATCAGTGGCATTCTCTTTCGTTTCGCTAGAAACCTCAGCCCTATCTAATGAATTCGCAGAGTCGGC encodes:
- a CDS encoding DEHA2F20878p (some similarities with uniprot|P53919 Saccharomyces cerevisiae YNL124W NAF1 Protein required for the assembly of box H/ACA snoRNPs and for pre-rRNA processing), coding for MTEENTLDDVNKDVDSTQIEMNVSAPVEDVDVEPKSRDLDGTIEDGQKDIGAGPDYDDNNVNCGNAEGSTEDSSAVDGPNEADSANSLDRAEVSSETKENATDAINKEMTNDKLDKDEEVAKVDDIEEETKQDEENTTKHDKINEDVTKVEIQENTSKSDEIEEEASRTDEIKEGDDTKVGGEVESETVSEENENENIDKLINSKPTEKVESYSDDEIELDEEESSDSDSLSEDSDSSSDSDSDSDSSTEGDDKKVSAVDIDDLADDEDEPSNGPIVSKNEVADESAPKLPEDYKIPDNAPLELIGEITGLVEKSAIIKANISGEFRVLNDSSIFCFEDRTVLGPLFETFGRLQSPMYRVKFDDENEFNKLKDKKGAKVYYVVPDSQFIYTDTIKNLKGTDASNCHDEELPEEEQEFSDDERELAAKQSKKRKKKTKTTKDSSVSNDPQPPKQTNNRKRHHGNTNNAENQSSNQNLKYQPYGYPQNNQAQQLNVPPASSVQHQHNNPLIHSLPNLQVHQILQLQQQQQQQQQQQQQQQEQQQQQQQHQGYAPHMQPPQQHAYFPSPQQAYNQPQLQNQFQGHSSVYGSPFNQQQQHNMLGHNQHSVYNPNHQLPNPYFPQGTTNSYVPNVPQTNYQQWNQGPQQNQLQQLQQLVVNHLNGQTQQPPASNNPQYPGGSNPSQN